In one Sphingobium indicum B90A genomic region, the following are encoded:
- a CDS encoding ferritin-like domain-containing protein → MTELPSNSRRSILTGGITTLSAAGLVALLGGSIPAEAKQSDRPGQDVQLLNAALALEHEGIAAYQVAAESGLLSPDVLKVGITFQSHHKMHRDDLAAAIRRLGGQAAVSKPTAEYAAALGAAALKNQTDVLKLALQLERGATNAYLGLIPSLAATEFHLLSARIAGDEAFHAAILGNVLNEPIPQKAPIFG, encoded by the coding sequence ATGACCGAGTTGCCAAGTAACAGCCGCCGCTCAATCCTGACCGGTGGCATCACCACGCTATCCGCGGCCGGGCTGGTCGCCTTGTTGGGCGGCAGCATCCCAGCGGAGGCCAAGCAGTCCGACCGGCCCGGACAGGACGTGCAGCTGCTCAATGCCGCCCTGGCCCTAGAACATGAAGGCATAGCAGCCTACCAGGTTGCCGCGGAGAGCGGGCTGCTTTCACCGGATGTCCTCAAGGTGGGCATCACCTTTCAGAGCCACCACAAGATGCATCGCGACGATCTGGCAGCGGCGATCCGGCGCCTGGGCGGCCAAGCCGCCGTCAGCAAGCCCACGGCTGAATACGCTGCTGCGCTTGGCGCTGCCGCTTTGAAAAACCAGACTGACGTCCTCAAGTTGGCGCTGCAGCTCGAGCGCGGCGCCACAAATGCCTATCTGGGCCTCATACCGTCGCTCGCGGCGACCGAGTTCCATCTGCTATCTGCCCGGATCGCCGGCGACGAGGCATTCCACGCAGCGATACTCGGGAATGTCTTGAACGAGCCGATACCGCAAAAGGCACCGATTTTCGGATAA
- a CDS encoding DUF488 domain-containing protein — MSATNPIYTVGHSTRSIAGFTELLGVGTVQFVVDIRSISRSRANPEYNRDTLPAALASYQIGYEHILELGGLRKKSKTIPCEVNGFWINQSFHNYADYALSAEFRAGLDRLLELAAGRRCAIMCAEAVWWRCHRRIVADYLLHMKQDVFHLLGTSRIEPAVMSDAARVGAGGLVYPAIAAD; from the coding sequence ATGTCCGCAACGAATCCCATCTACACCGTCGGGCATTCGACGAGATCGATAGCGGGCTTCACCGAACTGCTGGGGGTCGGCACAGTGCAGTTCGTGGTGGATATTCGCAGCATCTCCCGCTCCCGAGCCAATCCCGAATATAATCGCGATACGCTGCCCGCTGCACTGGCGTCCTACCAAATCGGGTACGAGCATATCCTGGAGTTAGGCGGCCTGCGCAAGAAGTCTAAGACCATTCCGTGCGAGGTCAACGGCTTTTGGATCAACCAGAGCTTCCATAATTATGCCGACTACGCATTGTCGGCCGAGTTTCGCGCGGGGCTGGATCGCCTGCTCGAACTTGCCGCCGGCCGCCGCTGCGCGATCATGTGTGCAGAGGCGGTCTGGTGGCGATGCCATCGTCGGATCGTGGCTGACTATCTACTTCACATGAAGCAGGACGTCTTCCATCTCTTGGGGACCTCACGCATCGAACCGGCGGTCATGAGCGATGCTGCACGGGTTGGCGCGGGCGGTCTCGTCTACCCCGCTATTGCCGCGGATTGA
- a CDS encoding helix-turn-helix domain-containing protein: MNDRIRLTGRLLAAARALVGVSQSDFAAAAGISVEVLQLIERGGSAWIQSNPDAEAVHRGLEHFGVVIIEEADGMGAGVRLKFTRQDVRQIARLESEGGIIGSDDAP, encoded by the coding sequence ATGAATGACAGAATTCGACTCACCGGCCGTTTGCTCGCGGCAGCCCGTGCTCTGGTAGGCGTCAGCCAGTCGGACTTCGCGGCAGCGGCAGGGATATCTGTCGAAGTGCTGCAGCTGATCGAGCGAGGAGGCAGCGCTTGGATCCAGTCGAATCCGGATGCCGAGGCGGTGCACCGCGGCCTGGAACACTTCGGTGTGGTAATTATTGAAGAAGCGGACGGCATGGGGGCCGGAGTCAGGCTGAAGTTCACACGCCAGGACGTGCGGCAGATTGCGCGCTTGGAAAGCGAAGGCGGGATCATCGGCTCTGAT
- a CDS encoding RNA polymerase sigma factor: protein MHEMETAIMGRPKVDLDTLTDVALAARIVIGDVYAATIVVQRNNQRLFRAALSILSNRSEAEDALQSAYVRAFAGMAEFGGRSSLSTWLTRIVINEALGRLRAARRRKACFDGNSVLVLDEYRDKLMRGSTAGGSPEYVLAHQQLRQILESAIAALPLDFRLVFVLRDIEGLSIEEAAAALEVPQATVKTRHLRARRRLQKLLDPEIRTALQGTFPFAGEDCQALTARLMQQFRTNPQLIAMERQEDDRVAK from the coding sequence ATGCACGAAATGGAGACGGCAATCATGGGTCGACCGAAAGTTGATCTGGACACGTTAACCGATGTGGCCTTGGCTGCCCGGATCGTCATCGGCGATGTCTACGCAGCTACGATCGTCGTTCAGCGAAACAACCAGCGCCTCTTTAGGGCAGCGCTGAGCATTCTATCCAATCGCAGCGAGGCCGAAGATGCCCTGCAAAGCGCCTATGTTCGCGCTTTCGCCGGGATGGCCGAGTTCGGCGGACGATCATCCCTTTCCACATGGCTAACCCGCATCGTGATCAACGAAGCGCTCGGTCGGTTGCGGGCAGCCCGGCGGCGAAAGGCTTGTTTTGACGGCAACTCCGTACTGGTCCTCGATGAGTATAGGGACAAGCTCATGCGCGGCTCCACGGCCGGAGGATCACCCGAATACGTTCTGGCACACCAGCAGCTGCGCCAGATACTGGAATCGGCGATCGCCGCCCTCCCCCTCGATTTTCGCCTGGTCTTTGTCCTGAGGGATATCGAAGGCCTGAGCATCGAAGAGGCCGCAGCCGCGCTCGAGGTTCCGCAGGCAACGGTGAAGACCCGGCATCTACGCGCACGGCGGCGGCTCCAAAAATTGCTCGACCCGGAAATCCGCACCGCGTTGCAGGGAACCTTCCCTTTTGCCGGCGAAGATTGCCAGGCGCTCACCGCGCGCTTGATGCAGCAGTTCCGAACGAACCCCCAACTGATCGCAATGGAGAGACAGGAAGATGACCGAGTTGCCAAGTAA
- a CDS encoding two-component system sensor histidine kinase NtrB — protein sequence MPLESPVSPSRECDPPDRSCALSMANNSELNPQELSSPAIQRMFALGQMSRSFVHDFRNILAVISAGLNLAKRHESDVALSSRFLAGAQEGVDRGLRMTARLLDFASGHDCEVQAANVNDALRQLQTLLRYAVGPDIRIVLQFDQDVPNFDFDLPQFNAAIMNLVVNARDAMPDGGSIHISTGLVFQAASQGPTSRSYVRVRVRDDGMGMTADVRRRILDPFFTTKAGTGTGLGLPQVDNFVRQAGGFMRIDTALGVGSTFDLFFPYDAIPREERKTISHLL from the coding sequence ATGCCGCTTGAATCTCCTGTGAGCCCTTCGCGCGAATGCGATCCTCCAGACCGTTCGTGCGCGCTTTCGATGGCGAACAATAGCGAGCTTAATCCTCAAGAGTTGAGCTCGCCTGCCATTCAGCGAATGTTCGCCTTGGGACAGATGAGCCGAAGCTTTGTGCACGATTTTAGGAACATCCTCGCCGTGATCTCAGCAGGACTGAACTTGGCAAAACGGCATGAGTCCGATGTCGCCTTGTCAAGCAGGTTTCTTGCGGGAGCCCAAGAGGGAGTGGACCGCGGGTTGAGGATGACGGCGCGGTTGCTTGATTTTGCGAGTGGGCACGACTGTGAGGTCCAAGCGGCAAACGTAAATGACGCCTTGCGGCAATTGCAAACGCTGCTGCGATATGCTGTGGGTCCCGATATACGCATTGTGCTGCAGTTCGATCAGGATGTTCCGAATTTTGATTTCGATCTTCCTCAATTCAATGCAGCGATTATGAATCTCGTTGTCAACGCTCGAGACGCGATGCCGGATGGAGGGAGCATTCACATCAGCACCGGTCTAGTCTTTCAGGCAGCCTCGCAAGGCCCAACATCGAGGTCTTATGTCCGAGTTCGCGTGAGAGATGACGGTATGGGCATGACTGCAGACGTCAGGCGCAGGATCTTGGACCCCTTCTTCACCACGAAGGCTGGAACCGGCACTGGATTAGGCCTCCCGCAGGTGGACAATTTCGTGAGACAGGCTGGCGGTTTCATGAGAATCGACACAGCACTCGGCGTAGGCAGCACTTTTGATCTGTTCTTTCCTTATGATGCAATCCCGCGGGAGGAGCGCAAGACCATCAGTCATTTGCTTTGA
- a CDS encoding FAD-dependent oxidoreductase, whose product MTNETSALSGPDLSLGIPLSSLPEGAMLQGHAGGEAILLVRRADRLFAVGAFCTHYGAPLSGGLLVNETIRCPWHHACFDLRTGNVIRAPARDPLARWRVEEARGIVYIREKLDEPITPVLADRNSVPATVVIVGGGAAGNAAAETLRREGYAGRITLLSADDALPCDRPNLSKNYLAGTAPEDWIPLRSIEFYQEHEIDVRLNAPVIALDLVAQQVILADSSRLSYDALLLATGAQPVHLDIPGASLPHVHYLRTFTDSRNLVETAKAAKRAVVIGASFIGLEVASSLRAREIDVHVIGRETTLMETVLGPQIGRFLQTLHEGHGVTFHLGTTAAEIDSVQVTLANGVTIEADMVVIGVGVRAETTLAEKAGLTMDRGVSVNEYLETSAPNVFAAGDIARWPDPFTGERIRVEHFVVAERQGETAARNILGRHERFATIPFFWTEQYDLGIAYVGHGADWDEILVEGDLEARNCSVIYRRGGTKMAVALLHRDLDGLRAELEFERSAVRQKKENVVGARTLLSSKD is encoded by the coding sequence ATGACCAATGAAACGTCAGCACTATCCGGGCCGGACCTTAGCCTTGGCATTCCACTCTCGTCTCTGCCGGAAGGAGCGATGCTGCAAGGCCATGCGGGCGGTGAAGCCATTCTGCTGGTTCGACGTGCCGATCGGCTGTTTGCAGTCGGCGCGTTTTGCACACATTATGGCGCCCCCCTTTCCGGAGGGCTCCTTGTAAATGAGACAATCAGATGTCCCTGGCATCATGCCTGTTTCGACTTGCGCACGGGCAACGTGATCCGCGCCCCAGCGCGAGATCCGCTGGCACGGTGGCGCGTGGAGGAGGCGCGCGGGATCGTTTATATTCGCGAAAAGCTGGATGAGCCGATTACTCCTGTACTCGCCGACCGCAATTCGGTGCCGGCAACGGTTGTCATTGTCGGCGGCGGCGCGGCAGGCAACGCCGCAGCAGAAACGCTTCGCAGGGAAGGCTATGCTGGTCGCATCACACTGCTGAGTGCCGACGATGCCCTGCCGTGCGACCGGCCAAATCTTTCCAAGAACTATCTGGCCGGCACGGCCCCAGAGGATTGGATCCCCCTCCGCTCGATTGAATTCTACCAAGAGCATGAAATCGATGTGCGCCTGAACGCGCCGGTGATCGCGCTCGATCTGGTAGCACAACAGGTCATTTTGGCAGACAGCAGCCGCCTTTCCTATGACGCCCTGCTTCTTGCTACCGGGGCCCAGCCCGTGCACCTCGATATACCCGGCGCCTCGCTCCCGCATGTACATTACCTGCGCACGTTTACCGACAGCCGCAATCTCGTCGAGACTGCAAAGGCAGCGAAGCGCGCTGTCGTTATCGGTGCAAGCTTTATTGGTCTCGAGGTCGCCTCCTCGCTCCGCGCCCGAGAGATCGACGTGCATGTGATCGGGCGGGAGACCACTTTGATGGAAACCGTCCTAGGGCCCCAGATTGGAAGGTTTCTCCAAACCTTGCACGAAGGCCACGGCGTCACGTTCCATCTGGGGACGACAGCTGCCGAGATAGATAGTGTCCAGGTGACGCTGGCGAACGGGGTAACGATCGAGGCCGACATGGTCGTCATAGGCGTCGGCGTGCGCGCCGAGACGACGCTCGCCGAGAAAGCTGGACTTACGATGGATCGTGGCGTGTCGGTGAACGAATACCTAGAAACGAGCGCGCCCAATGTGTTCGCCGCAGGCGACATTGCACGCTGGCCCGATCCCTTCACCGGCGAGCGGATCCGCGTCGAGCATTTCGTCGTTGCCGAGCGCCAAGGCGAAACCGCCGCTCGCAACATCCTCGGCCGCCATGAACGATTTGCGACCATCCCATTCTTCTGGACCGAGCAATATGATCTCGGGATCGCCTATGTGGGACATGGAGCAGACTGGGATGAGATCCTGGTGGAAGGTGATCTCGAGGCGCGGAACTGCTCGGTCATTTATCGGCGCGGCGGCACGAAGATGGCGGTTGCTTTGCTCCACCGCGATCTCGACGGTCTGCGAGCCGAGCTCGAATTTGAAAGATCGGCTGTTCGGCAAAAAAAGGAGAACGTCGTCGGTGCTCGGACCCTGCTGTCGTCGAAGGATTGA
- a CDS encoding RNA polymerase sigma factor produces the protein MTTGIEPCHQNRSDLTLAARVARRDPEALRLVMRHNDQRLLRTAWRILRNREDAEDAVQSAYLNAFAGISGFAGRSTLSTWLTRIVTNAAHAHSRGVRRQRAWLEENPTSKQEDYSEHLMRGSMPGSPECALARRQIKQMIDDAIDQLPTQFRTVFVLRQIEELDVGEVAETLGINAATVKTRHLRAKRRLQRTLAPKLGNMLADIFPFASEARERSATRAAIHGNWFEAWARSA, from the coding sequence ATGACTACAGGAATCGAACCTTGCCATCAAAACCGCTCTGACCTTACGTTGGCCGCACGGGTCGCGCGGCGTGATCCTGAGGCGCTGCGCCTCGTCATGAGACATAATGATCAGCGCCTCCTTCGGACCGCATGGCGGATTTTGCGAAATCGCGAAGACGCCGAAGATGCGGTGCAAAGCGCCTATCTCAACGCATTTGCAGGAATCAGCGGCTTCGCGGGAAGATCGACGCTCTCGACCTGGCTGACCCGCATCGTCACCAACGCGGCGCATGCGCATTCCCGCGGTGTCCGCCGGCAGCGAGCATGGCTCGAAGAGAATCCAACCTCCAAGCAGGAAGACTACAGCGAACACCTGATGCGCGGATCGATGCCGGGCTCTCCCGAGTGCGCGCTAGCGCGTCGCCAAATCAAGCAGATGATCGATGACGCGATCGATCAGCTGCCAACCCAGTTCCGCACGGTCTTTGTCTTACGACAGATTGAGGAGCTCGATGTTGGCGAGGTCGCCGAAACGCTCGGCATCAATGCGGCAACCGTTAAGACCCGGCATTTGCGCGCGAAGCGGAGACTTCAGCGCACACTAGCCCCTAAGCTCGGCAATATGCTGGCAGACATCTTCCCGTTCGCCAGCGAAGCGCGTGAGCGATCAGCCACTCGCGCTGCGATACACGGCAATTGGTTCGAGGCCTGGGCGCGGTCAGCGTAA
- a CDS encoding c-type cytochrome: MGPFALRTVGRALAVGITMTFGGALLASPGSSRGDPARGAEVYQTKCGGCHSLDSNRVGPLHRGVVGRRAGSAPGFHYSKALSASRIVWTPTNLDRWLTAPTLMVPGTLMGFRLGSPQDRADVITYLAKNPTRPAQASRP, encoded by the coding sequence ATGGGTCCCTTCGCTCTCCGAACGGTAGGACGCGCACTCGCTGTCGGGATAACAATGACCTTCGGCGGTGCGCTGCTCGCAAGTCCCGGGTCGTCCCGTGGGGACCCGGCTCGTGGGGCCGAGGTGTATCAGACCAAATGTGGAGGCTGCCACTCGCTTGACAGCAACCGTGTCGGGCCTCTGCATCGCGGTGTCGTCGGGCGGCGGGCCGGAAGCGCTCCCGGCTTTCACTATTCAAAGGCGCTGAGCGCGTCGCGGATCGTCTGGACGCCGACCAATCTCGATCGTTGGCTAACCGCACCGACGCTCATGGTGCCGGGAACCTTGATGGGATTTCGCCTTGGGTCGCCACAAGATCGAGCTGATGTCATCACATACCTCGCGAAAAACCCAACTCGACCAGCTCAAGCAAGCCGCCCGTGA
- a CDS encoding uracil-DNA glycosylase family protein translates to MSDLDQLLAEVRVCRACGNVLPLGPRPVLQMSATARILVASQAPGIRVHASGVPFSDLSGDRLREWMGVSQDQFYDATNIAIVPMGLCYPGRAANGDAPPRPECARLWRDRLLAAMPRLCLTLLVGSHAQNHVLGPGSVTERVRDFASYLPTCFPLPHPSWRVTIWARKHPWFDEEVLPELRRVIRQSWPELGELEQHRAGAVTAGR, encoded by the coding sequence ATGAGCGATCTGGACCAGTTGTTGGCAGAGGTCCGGGTCTGCCGCGCATGCGGCAACGTACTGCCGCTCGGACCGAGGCCGGTCTTACAGATGTCCGCGACCGCGCGCATCCTGGTCGCAAGCCAGGCCCCCGGTATCAGGGTTCACGCAAGCGGCGTTCCCTTTTCTGACCTGTCGGGCGATCGATTGCGCGAATGGATGGGAGTTTCCCAGGATCAGTTCTATGACGCGACGAATATCGCCATCGTTCCTATGGGTCTTTGCTACCCGGGGCGTGCCGCAAATGGCGATGCACCGCCGCGCCCGGAATGCGCGCGGCTGTGGAGGGACCGGCTGCTCGCAGCCATGCCCCGGCTATGCTTGACCCTATTGGTGGGAAGCCATGCGCAAAATCACGTTCTGGGCCCCGGCTCGGTTACCGAACGGGTCCGCGATTTCGCGTCCTATCTGCCGACATGCTTTCCCCTTCCGCACCCGTCGTGGCGCGTGACAATCTGGGCGCGAAAACACCCCTGGTTCGATGAGGAGGTCCTTCCGGAACTGCGCAGAGTGATCCGGCAGTCCTGGCCTGAACTGGGAGAATTGGAGCAGCATCGCGCCGGCGCGGTGACTGCCGGCCGCTGA
- a CDS encoding aspartyl protease family protein: protein MNLFRIFGKSSLTSKSTVPPRARNEIDDAWEPMDLLHRHMIFAPVKLNDRNIPALVDSGTSRSIIHHGLARELGLVPLGEASVTSFTRRVAGLSYRTERMELAGTFLNNFVIDSYGMAEIEALSRQHIPLIVGRDVLQKVDVDFDFVGNRIRWISKGARRDFQADLSVALHGERAAFPSIDLALEGRARERALLDSGSNTPITMAADYAREHGFLDNRRQSSAVSISLEGALTNVVFSLRSVNIGAFELYNVPVQAVENWKLAEPISLGWPLFQAFRMVLSLGGKSLDAKVDPHILTSEIPRDRLGISGRREEQQLIISHVAPWSPAWHAGLRLNDVVVTVDGRAISAGYPVPGERIGFRAAGSKVRLGLASGRNIDLTLTNYF, encoded by the coding sequence ATGAATTTATTTCGGATTTTTGGTAAATCATCATTGACTTCCAAGAGTACGGTTCCGCCACGAGCGAGAAATGAGATCGATGATGCATGGGAGCCGATGGATCTATTGCATCGTCACATGATCTTCGCACCGGTAAAACTGAATGATCGGAATATACCTGCTCTCGTCGACAGTGGCACCTCTCGATCCATTATCCATCACGGCCTGGCGAGGGAGTTGGGCCTTGTACCGCTGGGCGAGGCGTCCGTGACATCCTTTACCCGCAGAGTTGCGGGTCTCAGCTATCGCACCGAACGAATGGAACTGGCAGGCACATTTCTGAACAATTTCGTTATAGATAGCTATGGAATGGCGGAAATAGAGGCGCTTTCGCGGCAACATATCCCCCTGATCGTGGGGCGGGATGTGCTTCAGAAGGTCGATGTGGACTTCGATTTCGTCGGGAATCGCATTCGTTGGATTTCGAAGGGAGCAAGGCGAGATTTTCAGGCGGATCTTTCAGTCGCCCTGCACGGTGAACGCGCGGCCTTTCCATCGATCGATCTGGCACTGGAAGGAAGGGCGCGAGAAAGAGCCCTGCTTGACTCAGGTAGCAACACACCCATCACAATGGCGGCGGATTATGCCCGGGAACATGGCTTTCTCGACAACCGGCGCCAGTCTTCAGCGGTTTCCATCAGTCTGGAAGGCGCCCTCACCAATGTTGTTTTTTCACTTCGGAGCGTGAACATTGGCGCATTCGAGTTGTATAATGTTCCGGTTCAGGCAGTTGAGAACTGGAAGCTAGCAGAACCCATATCTTTAGGATGGCCCCTGTTCCAGGCGTTTCGCATGGTTCTGAGTTTGGGTGGGAAGTCATTGGACGCGAAGGTGGACCCACACATCCTGACGTCCGAAATCCCGAGAGACAGGCTGGGGATTTCGGGCCGCCGAGAAGAACAGCAACTTATTATCTCTCACGTCGCACCATGGAGTCCTGCTTGGCACGCCGGCTTGCGCCTCAACGACGTGGTTGTGACTGTCGATGGCCGCGCAATCAGCGCTGGTTACCCGGTTCCTGGCGAACGCATTGGTTTTCGCGCTGCAGGTAGCAAGGTTCGCCTTGGTCTTGCTAGTGGACGCAACATCGATCTAACGCTGACGAATTATTTCTGA